AGAACAAGGTGGAGCTGACCCTTGCCATCGCGCCGAATGTGGAGCCGGGCAATCACCTGATGCGCATCCGCACTCGCTCGGGCATCTCTCACGCCCGTCAGTTCTTTGTGGGGCCTTTCCCAAATGTGGAGGAAAAGGAGCCTAACTCAGAGTTCGATACCGCTCAGGCGATCGGCTTTGACCAGACGGTGGAAGGTCTCATCACCAATGAAGATGTGGACTACTTCAAGCTGACCGTGAAAAAGGGGCAGCGCATCAGCCTGGAAGCTGATGGTCTGCGCCTCGGCTATACCGTGTTTGATCCCTACATCGCGATTCTCGACAAGGACCGCTTCGAAAAAGCTTTCTCTGATGACACCATCCTGCATCGCCAGGACGGTTACTGCAGCTTCGTCGCTGAATACGATGGTGACTATTACGTGATGGTGCGTGAGTCCTCCTATCGCGGTGGCGGCAACAACTTCTACCGTCTTCACGTGGGCAGCTTCCGTCGTCCGGATGTGGTTTACCCTGCCGGTGGTAAACTGGGCAGCAGCACCAAAGTGCGTTTCATCGACAAAGATGGCGTTTTTGAAGAAGAAGTGAAGCTGCCTGAGGTTCAAGATCCTGGCTTCATGATCTTTGCGAAAGGCGCTGAGGCCGCCCCTTCCGGTAATCCATTCCGTCTGGTGCCTTTCGACAACTCCCTGGAAGTTGAGCCTAACAATGAGCAGGCTAAAGCCACTCCTGTGACCGTCGGGGAACCTGTGGCGCTCAATGGCGTCATTGAAACTCCTGGCGACATTGATTACTTCAAGATTGCTCTGAAAAAAGATCAGCAGGTGGTTGTGCAGGCCTTTGCCCAGAGCCTGGGCTCTCCTCTGGATACCGTCATCGGCATCTACAATGCCAAAGGCGGTCGTGTGGCCTCCAATGACGACGGTGGTGGCCGTCGCCGTCTGGACAGCAAGCAGACGGTCAAAATCCCTGCGGATGGCGAGTACTTCGTCAGCATTGCCGACCACCTGGAGCGTGGCGGAGCCAACTTTGTCTATCGCGTGGAACTGGTGGCCAGCCAGCCTGAGTTGACCTTCTCCTCTCCTCATTATTCGGTGAATGATTCCCACTACCGTCAGTTCATGGCGATCCCCAAGGGCGGCCGTATGGCGCTGTTGGTGAATTTTTCTCGTAACAACGTGGGGGGCGATTTCACCTTTGATGCCGCAAATCTGCCTGCCGGAGTAAAGTTGCTCACGGAACTCGCGCCAAAAGATCAGCCAGGCATGCCATTGATGTTTGAGGCTGCTGCGGATGCACCTCTGGGGCATGCGACGGTGCCAGTGACACTGAAGGCTGTGGATCCGAACGTGAAAGTCGTGGGCGCCCTGCGTCAGGAATTCGACATCGTCCGCCAGGGCAACGTGGTTTTCTACACCGAGATCCAGGACAAGCTGCCGGTGGCTGTTGTGGAAGAGGCTCCTTACTCCCTCGAAATCGTCAAGCCAACGGTGCCTCTGGTGAACAATGGCATTCTCAACCTGAAGGTCGTCTCCAAGCGCAAAGAAGGCTTCAAGGCTCCCATTCGTGTGCTCATGGTCTGGAAGCCCAATGGCATCAGCACCCTGGGTGAGCAGACCATCCCCGAGGGCCAGAATGAGTGCACATTTGTGCTGGATGCCAATGCCAATACACCTGCCGGCACCTGGAAATTCACCGTCATGGGCGAGGCTGAAGCTGGCAATGGCCGCGTGTACAATGCCTCTCCATTCTGTGAAGTCACCACGGCCCCCGCTTACGTCAATGCTCCAGCGATTCCGTTGACGGCTGTCGAGCAGGGGCAGGAGACCGTCATGGTGGCCAAGCTGGAAACCCTGCAACCCTTCGAAGGCGAAGCGGAAGCCTCCATCGTTGGCGTGCCTGAAACGATCCCGATTGAGTCTGCGAAGGTCAACAAGGACACCAAGGAAGTCACTTTCAAGGTGAAGACTCACGACAAATCACCTGTGGGCAAGCAGGGGAACCTATTTGTGCGTGTGGATGTTCCGGTACCTGGTGGCACCACCACCCACCGCATCGCTTTGGGGTCCACCCTTCGCATTGATGCGCCACGCAAAGTGGTCGCCAAGCCTGCCGCTCCCGTGGTGGCTGAAAACAAGCCCAAGGAAGCTGCCAAGCCGGCAGCCCCCAAGCCGCTCTCCCGGCTGGAGCAGCTTCGTCAGGAAGCCTCCGGCGCGAAATGACCTGAGGTCATCAGTTTTTGTGAAGGGCTAGGTTTTAGGATGTCTCGAATAGAGATCTCTAAAGCTTGGCTCTTCTTATTTTTGTTTTTAGACCTCTAGTCGTCGCCTGGACAGCGATTAAATCCGGCGCAGCAGAACGCCGAGTAGCAGAAGGCTTAGAGCCAGCCAAGCGAACCAGGAGCTGATGGGACGTAGCTGAAAAGCTGTGGGCAGGGCTGCAATGATGCTGGCGGGCTGATAACCGGCGAGGGTGCTCAGGGAATCGGCCGGCTTGCCATCCAGGCGATATTCGTTCGGGTAGGCGGCGTGGTAATGGCGCACTTCCAGCTTGTCATGATCCCGGTCATGCAGGCGCAGGGCGATGTGTTGGCGCGTGCCAAGAGGGATGCTGGCCTCGTATCGGCCGAGGCCGGTTTCCTCCACTTTGATGTCAAACGGGCGACCGTTTTCATCCAGTGCCTGGGCTTCCATGCGCAGACCGGAAAGGGGGGCTTCGGCTTCATCCCGGCGGTCCAGCCGTACTTTCCAGCGTCCATCCATGATTTCACTGCGGGCATCGAGGCCGGCTCGGTCCATCTTGCGCACCACGCTGCGCAGCACCTGGGCCCAGAAGCGCCCGCAGCCATCCCAGGCCAGCCATTCTCCGCCCCAGGTCTCCGTGAGATCTCCGGTGTAGGCGAGACCCATACCCAGACCAAAACGGCCCACTGCCAGTAGGGGATCTCCACTTTCAGCGGCCAGCAATACCTGCACAGCCGGTTTGGCCTCCGTCATGACGTAACCCAGTGTCACGGGCAGGCCATCGGCATCGTAACCGGAGAGCATGGGATGATCCGTGATCTGAATGTGCGGAAACAAGCCTTCCTGGGTGGCGGATTTCGAGGCCTGAGTTGTTTCCTTGGTGAAGATTTGTGGCAGGGACTCAGCCTCATTGCTTTCATAAAACCGTCCGCGCCCCACTTCGGCGATCTGCTGTAGCAGTTCCCCTGCGGAGCCCTCTCCCAAAGCGATGGTAGAGACCGTGATGCCGGAGTCTGCCATCTGTTGCGTAAGGCCGATGTGGTCTGCCTCCTGGGTCTGGCCATCGGTGAGGCAGATCATGTGCTTCACTTTGGCGGTGGTTCGGTCCAGCATCTCGCGCCCGGCCTCCATCGCCGGATACATGAAGGTACCACCGCTGGCCTCCAGGGAATCAATGGCGGCCATGATGGTGCTCTGCTGAGAGGCTGGTGTCATGTCACAGATGACCTGGGCCTGCCCGTCAAAACCGATGACGGCGATCTGATCCCGCGCCGAAAGCAACTCGGCGGCGCTCTTGGCCGCCTGCCGGGCGAGGGCGATGGGCTGGCCCTGCATGGAGCCGCTCTTATCCATCACTAGGACCATGGCGAGAGATGGCTTCTCCTTTTCCTTTTCGTAGCGGGAGACCAGTGGCAGCACTTCCTCCACCGGCGTCTTGTAGTAACCGCCGAGGCCAAAGCTGTTGTCACTGCCCAGCATCACCAGTCCGCCGCCAAAGTCTGCCACATAACTGCGCAGCAGGTTCATCTGGCGCGCGCTCATCTCTGTGGCAGGCAGATTGGCGATGACGATGCAGTCAAAGGCCAGCAGTTCCTCCATGCGATCTGGCAGGCCGCGTTTGCCACGCAGATCCACTTCAAAATCCTGCTCTTTCAAGGCGCGGACGATGGCGCGCATGTCGCGCTCCTTTTCATGCAGCACCAGCACGCGGGGTTGACCCTGCACATTCAGGGTCATGGAGGCCTGATTATTGATAGGGAAGTGATCCTTCTCCGGCACGATTTCCGCCGTCCAGACCCCGGGGCCGGGCGTGGTCATTTCCTGGTCAAAGGGCAGCTTGGTTTCTTCCCCAGCTTTGAGGGTCACAGGCTTTTCCTGCACCATCACGCCTTTGTTCAGCAGCCGCACCCGGGCCTGCATGTCGCGGTTGGCACGCACCTTGGCATTCAGCCTTAGCATCTCACCCTGAAAGGCAAAACCCGTGGTGCTTTCCAGGGCCACCAGTGCGGCTTCCGGTTGCTCCAGGGTGCTGAGTTTGACAAAGCGCACGTCCACCTCTTCTCGCCGCAGTTGTTCCAGAGCTTCTGTCAGAGAGCTATCTGTTTCCACGCCATCACTAAAAAGAATGAGCCGTTTGGCCTTCCCGGCAGGAAAGGAGAGTCGGGAACTTAGGAGTGCATCGCCCAGGCGGGATTCAGAGCGGAAAGCATCATCGGCCAATCCTTTCATCCAGCCTTCCAAGAGGGTCCGCATCTCCGTCGGTGTTTGCTCACGCACTCCTTTGGCCATGGCAAAGAGACTGAAGGAGTCACCGGGACGCAATTGGCGGATGCCTTCTTCGATGGGCTTCAAGGCCTCCAAAGCGGCTTTCAGTTCCACAGACTGCGAGACATCCATGACAAATACGACATGGGCTTCCTCTGTCTCATCCTGAATGAAGGGCTGGCATAGAGCTAGGGCCAGCAGCACCACGCCGAGCACTCGTAGGAGGAATGAGGCGAGTTTCAAGCCTGTCGGACGGTCCACCAATGAACGCCAGTAGGCGGCACCTGCTACCAGGAGCAGGAGTAGCCAAAGCAGGGGCGTGAAGGTGGTAAAGGTCATGCTTGAGATGGCAAAGTTAGTTAGCCGACTTTCCGGCGATGATAGAGGGCGGACTCGCCCACCAGGGCTACAAGGCCGAGTACGAGC
The Prosthecobacter algae genome window above contains:
- a CDS encoding VWA domain-containing protein, translating into MTFTTFTPLLWLLLLLVAGAAYWRSLVDRPTGLKLASFLLRVLGVVLLALALCQPFIQDETEEAHVVFVMDVSQSVELKAALEALKPIEEGIRQLRPGDSFSLFAMAKGVREQTPTEMRTLLEGWMKGLADDAFRSESRLGDALLSSRLSFPAGKAKRLILFSDGVETDSSLTEALEQLRREEVDVRFVKLSTLEQPEAALVALESTTGFAFQGEMLRLNAKVRANRDMQARVRLLNKGVMVQEKPVTLKAGEETKLPFDQEMTTPGPGVWTAEIVPEKDHFPINNQASMTLNVQGQPRVLVLHEKERDMRAIVRALKEQDFEVDLRGKRGLPDRMEELLAFDCIVIANLPATEMSARQMNLLRSYVADFGGGLVMLGSDNSFGLGGYYKTPVEEVLPLVSRYEKEKEKPSLAMVLVMDKSGSMQGQPIALARQAAKSAAELLSARDQIAVIGFDGQAQVICDMTPASQQSTIMAAIDSLEASGGTFMYPAMEAGREMLDRTTAKVKHMICLTDGQTQEADHIGLTQQMADSGITVSTIALGEGSAGELLQQIAEVGRGRFYESNEAESLPQIFTKETTQASKSATQEGLFPHIQITDHPMLSGYDADGLPVTLGYVMTEAKPAVQVLLAAESGDPLLAVGRFGLGMGLAYTGDLTETWGGEWLAWDGCGRFWAQVLRSVVRKMDRAGLDARSEIMDGRWKVRLDRRDEAEAPLSGLRMEAQALDENGRPFDIKVEETGLGRYEASIPLGTRQHIALRLHDRDHDKLEVRHYHAAYPNEYRLDGKPADSLSTLAGYQPASIIAALPTAFQLRPISSWFAWLALSLLLLGVLLRRI
- a CDS encoding PPC domain-containing protein, which translates into the protein MNVRPLLTHLSMLLLGGASLHAAYPEFGTTKPNGAQRGTEMKLTVTGTRLDDFESLIFFSPGFTQKSVEKVEKNKVELTLAIAPNVEPGNHLMRIRTRSGISHARQFFVGPFPNVEEKEPNSEFDTAQAIGFDQTVEGLITNEDVDYFKLTVKKGQRISLEADGLRLGYTVFDPYIAILDKDRFEKAFSDDTILHRQDGYCSFVAEYDGDYYVMVRESSYRGGGNNFYRLHVGSFRRPDVVYPAGGKLGSSTKVRFIDKDGVFEEEVKLPEVQDPGFMIFAKGAEAAPSGNPFRLVPFDNSLEVEPNNEQAKATPVTVGEPVALNGVIETPGDIDYFKIALKKDQQVVVQAFAQSLGSPLDTVIGIYNAKGGRVASNDDGGGRRRLDSKQTVKIPADGEYFVSIADHLERGGANFVYRVELVASQPELTFSSPHYSVNDSHYRQFMAIPKGGRMALLVNFSRNNVGGDFTFDAANLPAGVKLLTELAPKDQPGMPLMFEAAADAPLGHATVPVTLKAVDPNVKVVGALRQEFDIVRQGNVVFYTEIQDKLPVAVVEEAPYSLEIVKPTVPLVNNGILNLKVVSKRKEGFKAPIRVLMVWKPNGISTLGEQTIPEGQNECTFVLDANANTPAGTWKFTVMGEAEAGNGRVYNASPFCEVTTAPAYVNAPAIPLTAVEQGQETVMVAKLETLQPFEGEAEASIVGVPETIPIESAKVNKDTKEVTFKVKTHDKSPVGKQGNLFVRVDVPVPGGTTTHRIALGSTLRIDAPRKVVAKPAAPVVAENKPKEAAKPAAPKPLSRLEQLRQEASGAK